A single Phoenix dactylifera cultivar Barhee BC4 chromosome 1, palm_55x_up_171113_PBpolish2nd_filt_p, whole genome shotgun sequence DNA region contains:
- the LOC103707434 gene encoding probable folate-biopterin transporter 6 — translation MDPSETQDLDSRGQANPPLIILWKDDEAAGHPLGLIFEPFRWIRMLCRELNASFVFGVALVYGLSQGFAWSFLRVAADYYWKDVQKVQPSMVQMFTGLYYIPWVMKPVWGVLTDVVPVLGYRRRPYFILAGILGVATTFVVSTFGRLPIILALLCLIGMMASIAIADVTIDACIARNSIERPALAPDMQSLCGFLSSLGALIGFSTSGFFVHHLGAQGALGLMVIPPVSLILLGFVIFELRTNRWSEKQKVWEKVGGAIRAMGKTIQCPMVWKPSLYMYLSLALSISTHEGHFYWYTDQKAGPAFSQQFVGVIYAIGAMASMAGVLIYHKLLKDYQFRSLLFYAQLLYAVSGMLDLIFVLRWNLKLGIPDYFFVILEECSVRITGRLRWMPMMVLSTKLCPSGIEGTFFALLMCIDSLGGLTSKTGGGMVLHFFHVTRTDFRNLWLAVLIRNLLRIATLGLIFLIPKANQSGVLLPPDLLKYSDSDEEESLQLTTINQKEDI, via the exons ATGGACCCTTCTGAAACCCAAGATCTCGACTCCCGCGGCCAAGCGAATCCTCCCCTTATCATTCTTTGGAAGGATGATGAGGCGGCCGGCCACCCGCTAGGCCTAATTTTTGAGCCCTTCCGATGGATTCGGATGCTGTGCCGAGAACTGAACGCGAGCTTTGTGTTTGGGGTGGCGTTGGTTTATGGCCTGAGCCAAGGCTTCGCCTGGTCTTTCCTTCGGGTGGCCGCCGACTACTACTGGAAGGATGTTCAAAAGGTTCAGCCTTCTATGGTTCAGATGTTCACCGGCTTGTATTACATCCCTTGGGTTATGAAGCCTGTATGGGGAGTCCTCACCGACGTCGTCCCGGTCCTCGGCTACCGCCGCCGGCCATACTTTATTCTTGCAG GCATATTGGGGGTTGCCACGACATTTGTCGTTTCGACATTTGGAAGACTACCTATCATACTGGCCTTGTTATGCCTCATTGGAATGATGGCGTCGATTGCCATTGCTGATGTTACAATTGATGCCTGCATTGCAAGAAATAGCATCGAACGGCCAGCACTAGCCCCTGATATGCAAAGCCTATGTGGGTTCTTATCCTCCCTGGGTGCGCTGATTGGCTTCTCCACTAGTGGTTTCTTTGTTCACCATCTTGGAGCTCAG GGAGCTCTGGGGCTCATGGTGATACCTCCGGTCTCTTTGATTTTGCTGGGATTCGTAATATTTGAGCTGAGAACAAATCGTTGGTCAGAGAAGCAAAAG GTGTGGGAGAAGGTGGGGGGAGCGATCAGAGCGATGGGGAAGACGATACAGTGTCCGATGGTGTGGAAGCCATCGCTGTACATGTACTTGTCGCTGGCCCTTAGTATCAGCACCCATGAGGGGCATTTCTATTGGTACACCGACCAGAAAGCTGGTCCAGCCTTCTCTCAG CAATTTGTTGGTGTGATCTATGCCATTGGTGCAATGGCTTCCATGGCTGGGGTCCTCATCTATCACAAACTACTGAAAGACTACCAGTTCAGAAGCCTGCTCTTCTATGCTCAACTCCTTTATGCTGTCTCGGGAATGCTTGACCTCATCTTTGTTCTTCGCTGGAATCTAAAACTTGGAATACCTGACTACTTCTTTGTAATCCTTGAGGAGTGCAGCGTTCGAATTACAGGTAGGCTAAGATGGATGCCTATGATGGTCCTCAGCACCAAGTTGTGCCCGTCGGGCATCGAAGGAACTTTCTTTGCACTCCTCATGTGTATCGATAGCCTTGGTGGTTTGACATCCAAAACAGGTGGAGGCATGGTTCTCCATTTTTTCCATGTCACAAGAACTGATTTCAGGAACTTGTGGCTGGCGGTGCTTATAAGAAACTTGCTGAGGATTGCCACTTTGGGTCTGATTTTTCTTATTCCCAAAGCAAATCAATCTGGTGTTTTGCTGCCGCCTGATTTATTGAAATATTCCGATAGCGATGAGGAGGAGAGCTTGCAACTCACAACAATTAATCAGAAGGAAGATATATAA
- the LOC103707465 gene encoding putative leucine-rich repeat receptor-like serine/threonine-protein kinase At2g24130: protein MAATFLALMLILTQLGHVAIATVIAGTGAALRGAPRDRAALLSFMSGVTADPQHALANWGNPETRLCNWTGITCHRVKQRVVQLDLSGRDLHGLISPAVFRLSFLAVLDLSGNFFSGSIPAEIGALARLKQLSLARNLLDGPIPAELGFLQELVYLDLGSNRLSGRIPKTLFCNCTSLQYADLSNNSLSGEIPLANECRLTDLRFLLLWSNNLEGPIPASLSNFSMLEWIDFESNLLSGELPSDIFDKMPFLQFLYLSYNNLSSHDSNTNLKPFFTSLRNCSRLQELELAGNNLGGEIPSLIGDLSSNLLQLHLEENIIFGLIPPNISNLVNLTYLNLSNNYLNGSIPPDLSRLMKLERVYLSNNFLSGEIPPSLGEIPHLGLLDISGNRLSGLIPDTLSNLSQLRRLMLHKNQLSGSIPPSLGNCINLEVLDLSYNQFTGRIPSNVAALSSLNLYLNFSSNHLEGTLPLELSKMDMLLALDLSSNNLSGTIPPQLGSCVALEYLNLSGNALRGPLPSSIGALPFLEVLDLSLNQLAGTMPESLQASSSLKQLNISFNNFSGTVPTEGVFAFLSKDSFLGNSGLCGSIIGISQCRTRRAHRFMILPIILTLLGAPCLLCLFGCPMFMKSRARTCLPSFHRPEIIDEEERQKLDYPRISYRQLAEATGGFAKSSLIGAGSFGHVYKGILRDETRIAVKVLDPWCGCGGGIPGSFERECQVLKRTRHRNLIRVITACSKPDFKALVLPLMPNGSLESYLYHPVGSGHGLDLNQLVCIIGDVAEGIAYLHHFSPVKVVHCDLKPSNVLLDEDMTAIVSDFGIARLVKHDENNDITNSSPYNSITGRLQGSVGYIAPEYGLGGRPSTQGDVYSFGVLILEMITGKRPTDAIFHEGLSLQEWVKSRYPNNIEVITSQAPLRDSSPVDSLYYKKIRREVMVELIELGLVCASFSPALRPTMIDVAHEIALLKQDLTRRGIEAAESCSTPDSSF from the exons ATGGCTGCCACATTCCTGGCGCTAATGCTCATCTTGACGCAGCTCGGCCATGTCGCAATCGCCACCGTGATTGCCGGCACCGGCGCCGCCCTCAGAGGGGCCCCGAGGGACCGCGCTGCCCTCCTCTCCTTCATGTCCGGCGTCACCGCCGACCCCCAGCACGCCCTCGCCAACTGGGGCAACCCCGAGACCCGCCTGTGCAATTGGACGGGCATCACCTGCCATCGGGTCAAGCAGCGTGTCGTGCAGCTGGACCTCAGCGGGAGGGACCTCCATGGCCTGATCTCGCCGGCGGTCTTCAGGCTTTCTTTCCTCGCAGTGCTCGACCTCTCTGGGAACTTCTTTAGTGGAAGCATTCCCGCAGAGATTGGAGCTCTCGCTCGATTGAAGCAGTTGAGCTTGGCGAGGAACCTCCTCGACGGGCCCATCCCCGCCGAGCTCGGGTTCCTTCAAGAATTGGTTTATCTCGACCTGGGGAGCAACCGCCTCTCCGGTCGCATTCCGAAGACACTGTTCTGCAATTGCACCTCGTTGCAGTATGCCGATCTTTCCAACAATTCTCTTTCCGGCGAAATCCCATTAGCCAATGAATGCAGGCTGACCGACTTGAGATTTCTCCTCCTGTGGTCGAATAATCTGGAGGGTCCTATCCCTGCTTCCTTATCAAACTTCTCTATGCTCGAATGGATCGACTTTGAATCGAATCTTCTTAGCGGAGAGTTGCCATCTGATATTTTTGATAAGATGCCATTCCTCCAATTCCTTTACTTATCCTATAATAACCTTTCGAGCCATGACAGCAATACTAACCTCAAGCCATTTTTCACTTCTTTGAGGAATTGCTCCCGCTTGCAGGAGCTGGAACTAGCTGGAAACAATCTTGGAGGTGAGATACCATCATTGATCGGTGATCTTTCTTCCAATCTTCTCCAACTCCACCTCGAGGAGAACATCATCTTCGGTCTAATCCCTCCAAACATATCGAACCTCGTCAATCTTACCTACTTGAACCTGTCGAACAACTACCTGAATGGATCAATCCCACCAGACTTATCTCGGTTGATGAAGCTAGAGAGAGTTTACCTATCGAATAACTTTCTCTCCGGTGAGATCCCACCTTCTCTTGGAGAAATTCCTCACCTAGGCCTGCTCGACATATCCGGAAATAGACTCTCTGGTTTGATTCCGGATACCTTATCCAACCTCTCACAGTTAAGAAGGCTAATGCTTCATAAGAACCAGCTCTCAGGCTCGATACCGCCGAGCCTTGGAAATTGTATCAACTTGGAAGTGCTGGATCTTTCTTATAACCAATTTACAGGGAGGATTCCTAGCAATGTCGCAGCGCTGAGCAGCTTGAACTTGTATCTGAATTTCTCAAGCAATCACTTAGAGGGAACTCTGCCATTAGAGCTCAGCAAGATGGATATGTTATTGGCTTTGGATCTGTCTTCAAATAATCTCTCGGGGACAATACCTCCTCAGCTTGGAAGCTGCGTCGCCCTCGAGTACCTCAACCTTTCCGGCAATGCCTTGCGAGGTCCTCTCCCAAGTTCTATTGGAGCCTTGCCATTCCTTGAGGTTCTTGACCTGTCTTTGAATCAGCTGGCGGGAACCATGCCAGAGTCTCTGCAAGCATCTTCATCGCTAAAACAATTAAACATCTCATTCAACAACTTCTCAGGGACAGTACCAACTGAAGGAGTGTTTGCCTTTCTTTCAAAGGACTCTTTTCTTGGCAATTCAGGCCTATGCGGCTCAATCATTGGCATATCACAATGCCGTACTAGACGAGCTCATCGGTTCATGATCTTGCCTATAATTCTCACGCTGCTCGGCGCTCCTTGCTTATTATGCCTCTTTGGGTGTCCAATGTTCATGAAATCAAGAGCGAGAACTTGTTTGCCAAGCTTCCATCGCCCAGAGATAATTGACGAAGAAGAACGACAGAAGCTAGACTATCCAAGGATCTCCTACCGACAACTTGCAGAAGCCACCGGCGGCTTTGCAAAGTCGAGCCTAATAGGGGCAGGGAGCTTCGGGCATGTGTACAAGGGAATTCTACGGGATGAAACAAGAATAGCTGTGAAAGTATTGGATCCGTGGTGCGGCTGCGGCGGTGGGATCCCAGGGAGCTTTGAAAGAGAATGCCAGGTGCTCAAGAGAACTAGGCACAGGAATCTAATCAGGGTGATAACAGCTTGCAGCAAGCCAGACTTCAAGGCTCTTGTTCTCCCACTGATGCCTAATGGGAGCCTTGAAAGCTATCTATATCATCCGGTCGGATCGGGCCATGGCCTAGACTTAAATCAGCTCGTTTGCATCATCGGTGATGTAGCTGAAGGGATTGCTTATTTGCACCATTTTTCCCCTGTCAAGGTTGTGCATTGTGATCTGAAACCCAGCAACGTtcttcttgatgaagatatgacGGCAATAGTATCAGATTTTGGGATAGCAAGGTTGGTGAAACATGATGAGAACAACGACATTACCAATTCATCTCCATATAATTCAATAACCGGACGGCTACAAGGATCTGTTGGTTATATAGCACCTG AATATGGCTTGGGAGGCCGCCCTTCGACGCAAGGCGATGTATATAGTTTTGGGGTTTTGATCTTAGAGATGATCACCGGGAAGAGACCAACAGATGCTATTTTTCATGAAGGACTCAGCTTGCAAGAATGGGTGAAGAGTCGCTACCCGAATAACATCGAGGTCATAACTTCGCAGGCACCACTGAGAGACTCGTCGCCAGTTGACTCGCTGTATTACAAGAAGATAAGAAGAGAGGTGATGGTTGAATTGATTGAGCTTGGCTTAGTGTGCGCAAGCTTCTCCCCTGCATTGAGGCCTACCATGATAGACGTCGCCCATGAGATTGCTCTTTTGAAACAAGATCTCACCAGGCGTGGGATTGAGGCTGCTGAGTCCTGTTCCACGCCCGATTCGTCTTTCTGA
- the LOC103707435 gene encoding pentatricopeptide repeat-containing protein At4g30825, chloroplastic, whose product MNQKDVILGGNSYLYGVDWVGLNSSVSHISIRFVGDRKKIVQGDMRCYGFCVDCRVDKCSSLSFPETRFSSVGGTRRWDHNPKIRLKHIVVRGSGVIGGPQSADEFVKKSQSSQADDAALLDVSLTLKDPVPNLTEVPNKVLKDSAERKSGRKIRNRFLGIKKAAQRKVCRPVFTRKGQIFEQVKNDRKLEVALSAIESNSSMEQCNFVLKMLEKSSDEKTISFFDWMRSNGKLKKNTNAYHLALRALARKEDWCRAKMLIQEMTFDAYCELSARAFNVLIYVCAKRGLVGWGTKWFRMMLEREVQPDAATFGMLMGLYQKSGKLSEAEFTFGHMRSCKFHCISAYSSMITIYTRLGMYDKSEEIISLMEKDGVLPNLENWLVRINAYSQQGKLEEAESVRKSMLEAGISPNIVAYNTLITGYGKVSNPEAAKCLFQSLESNGLEPDETTYRSMVEGFGRIDNYKEALWYYEELKSSGFQPGSSNFYTMINLQARHCDEKGAVQTLKDMRLMGCQYSSIVGSLLQAYERVGKIEKVSRILKASFYENILLDPTSCSILVMAYIQKSLLDDALQVLRDKRWEDSEFEDNLYHLLICSCKEAGHHENAVKIYTQMPKSDVHPNLHIACSMIDIFSALDRFPDAENLYLRLKASGITFDMVAYSIVVRMYIKAGSIKDACLVLDMMEKQKDIVPDTFLFRDMLRTYQQCGMVEKLENTYYWILKSGVAWDEAMYNCVINCCGHALPVDELSRLFDEMIRCGYAANTITFNVMLDVYGKAGLFKKARKIFWMARKEGLADIVSYNTIISAYGQIRDFRSMHSVVQRMQCAGHPVSLEAYNCMLDAYGKEGRLEEFSTVLQKMKEASCVSDHYTYNIMINIYGKKGWIEVVARVLAELKERGLEPDLYSYNTLIKAYGIAGMVEEAANVVQEMRAKGIKPDRVTFVNLINALQRNEKFLEAVKWSLWMKQMGMWS is encoded by the coding sequence ATGAATCAAAAAGATGTAATTTTGGGGGGGAATTCCTATCTTTATGGAGTTGATTGGGTTGGCTTGAACTCGTCGGTATCACATATTAGCATCAGATTCGttggggataggaagaaaattGTTCAAGGGGATATGAGGTGCTATGGATTCTGTGTTGATTGTAGAGTGGATAAGTGTTCAAGTTTGTCTTTTCCCGAAACCAGGTTTTCTTCTGTTGGTGGCACTCGTAGGTGGGATCACAATCCTAAGATTAGGTTGAAGCACATTGTGGTTCGTGGGTCGGGAGTCATTGGTGGCCCTCAATCAGCAGATGAATTTGTTAAGAAATCTCAATCAAGTCAGGCTGATGATGCAGCTTTGTTGGATGTCAGCTTGACTCTGAAGGACCCAGTTCCAAACTTGACGGAAGTCCCCAACAAGGTTCTTAAGGATAGTGCAGAGAGAAAGAGTGGAAGAAAGATACGGAACCGGTTTCTGGGTATTAAGAAAGCAGCACAAAGGAAAGTTTGTAGGCCTGTTTTTACAAGGAAAGGACAAATATTTGAGCAAGTAAAGAATGATAGGAAACTAGAGGTTGCTTTATCTGCTATTGAATCTAATTCTAGCATGGAGCAATGTAATTTTgttctgaaaatgcttgagaAGAGCAGTGATGAGAAGACAATAAGCTTCTTTGATTGGATGAGGAGTAATGGGAAACTGAAGAAAAATACCAATGCTTATCATTTAGCCCTCCGAGCATTGGCCAGGAAGGAGGATTGGTGCAGAGCCAAAATGCTTATTCAAGAAATGACTTTTGATGCATATTGTGAATTAAGTGCTCGGGCATTTAATGTACTGATATATGTCTGTGCTAAAAGAGGACTTGTTGGGTGGGGGACTAAGTGGTTCCGCATGATGTTAGAAAGAGAGGTACAACCTGATGCTGCTACTTTTGGCATGCTGATGGGGCTATACCAAAAGAGTGGCAAGCTTTCAGAAGCTGAGTTCACATTTGGTCACATGAGGAGCTGCAAATTTCACTGCATCAGTGCATATTCATCAATGATCACCATTTATACACGTTTGGGTATGTATGATAAGTCAGAGGAAATCATCAGCCTCATGGAAAAAGATGGAGTGCTTCCCAATTTGGAAAATTGGTTGGTCCGTATTAATGCTTACAGTCAGCAGGGTAAACTAGAGGAGGCTGAGTCAGTACGGAAGTCAATGCTAGAAGCAGGAATTTCTccaaatattgtggcatacaaCACCTTGATCACAGGGTATGGGAAGGTATCTAATCCGGAGGCTGCAAAATGTTTGTTTCAAAGCCTTGAAAGTAATGGTTTAGAGCCTGATGAAACAACTTATAGGTCCATGGTTGAAGGTTTTGGTAGAATAGATAATTACAAAGAGGCATTATGGTACTATGAGGAACTCAAGAGTTCAGGATTTCAGCCAGGCTCATCCAATTTTTATACAATGATTAACTTACAAGCTAGGCATTGTGATGAGAAAGGTGCTGTTCAAACTCTCAAAGACATGAGGCTGATGGGCTGCCAATATTCGTCAATTGTCGGTAGCCTTCTTCAGGCATATGAAAgggttggaaaaatagaaaaagtttCTCGTATTCTAAAAGCTTCTTTTTATGAGAATATTTTACTTGATCCAACATCGTGTTCTATTCTTGTCATGGCCTATATTCAGAAATCCTTGTTGGATGATGCCTTACAAGTTTTACGGGACAAGAGGTGGGAAGATTCTGAATTTGAAGACAATTTATATCATTTATTAATATGTTCTTGCAAGGAGGCAGGCCATCATGAGAATGCTGTTAAGATTTACACTCAGATGCCAAAATCTGATGTCCACCCAAATCTCCATATTGCATGTTCCATGATCGATATTTTTAGTGCCTTGGACAGATTTCCTGATGCTGAAAATCTGTATCTGAGGTTGAAAGCTTCGGGAATCACCTTTGATATGGTAGCTTACAGTATAGTTGTCCGGATGTATATCAAAGCTGGTTCTATCAAAGATGCTTGCTTGGTTTTGGACATGATGGAGAAACAAAAAGATATTGTTCCCGATACATTTCTTTTCCGGGACATGCTTCGGACATATCAACAATGTGGCATGGTGGAGAAGTTGGAAAATACCTATTATTGGATACTGAAAAGTGGAGTCGCATGGGATGAGGCCATGTATAACTGTGTTATTAATTGTTGTGGGCATGCCTTGCCTGTGGATGAGCTTTCAAGACTTTTTGATGAGATGATTCGATGTGGATATGCTGCTAACACCATCACCTTCAATGTAATGCTAGATGTATATGGCAAAGCTGGGCTATTCAAGAAGGCTAGGAAGATATTCTGGATGGCTCGCAAAGAGGGTTTGGCGGACATTGTTTCGTATAATACTATCATATCAGCCTATGGGCAAATCAGGGATTTTAGGAGTATGCATTCTGTTGTTCAAAGAATGCAGTGTGCTGGTCATCCTGTTTCTCTTGAAGCATACAATTGTATGTTGGATGCATATGGAAAAGAAGGCCGTTTAGAGGAGTTCAGCACTGTGTTGCAGAAAATGAAGGAAGCAAGCTGTGTTTCTGATCATTATACATACAATATTATGATCAACATCTATGGGAAAAAGGGTTGGATTGAAGTGGTAGCTCGTGTGCTTGCAGAATTGAAGGAGCGTGGATTGGAACCTGATTTGTATAGTTACAACACCTTAATCAAGGCATATGGAATTGCAGGAATGGTTGAAGAGGCTGCGAATGTAGTGCAAGAGATGAGAGCAAAAGGGATTAAGCCTGATCGGGTAACCTTTGTTAACCTCATCAATGCTCTCCAAAGAAATGAAAAGTTCCTAGAGGCTGTTAAGTGGTCACTGTGGATGAAACAGATGGGAATGTGGAGTTGA